One genomic window of Halorhabdus sp. CBA1104 includes the following:
- a CDS encoding BMP family protein, which produces MRPQRYSRRELLGATAGISIAGLAGCLGDDSTDTETETDPSTGEQTGEDATQVGMIYALAGLDDRSFNDAANRGIQRARLDYGISFSNHEPDAAKDIERLQRELARSETPTYDLLCCIGFVQQDSLGQIASEYPEQQFMIVDATVDAENVASYVFKEHEGSFQSGHLAGELTSREITLGTGTTNPDERIVGFVGGVENDLIKRFEAGYRAGVKYADSEVTVRSSYVGNFADVQTAFDMAQGMYDDGADIVYHAAGGAGLGVFQAAQAANRYAIGVDADQSRSNPRYADVILASMVKRVDNAIYSATSNVVEGGFQGGSVVPLGLEADGVDVVYGTSLEPAIPNDVKTAIQTSREAIIAGDITVPTEVEG; this is translated from the coding sequence ATGCGCCCACAACGATACAGTAGACGGGAGTTGCTCGGTGCCACTGCTGGCATCAGCATTGCTGGACTCGCCGGTTGTCTCGGCGATGACAGTACAGACACCGAAACCGAAACAGACCCCTCGACGGGCGAGCAGACAGGCGAAGACGCGACGCAGGTCGGCATGATCTACGCCCTCGCCGGCCTCGACGATCGGTCGTTCAACGATGCGGCCAACAGGGGGATCCAGCGAGCACGACTCGACTACGGCATTTCGTTCTCGAACCACGAGCCGGACGCGGCCAAAGACATCGAGAGGCTACAACGAGAGCTTGCACGCAGTGAGACACCGACGTACGATCTGCTCTGTTGTATCGGCTTCGTCCAGCAGGACTCACTTGGACAGATCGCGTCCGAATACCCGGAGCAGCAGTTCATGATCGTCGATGCGACTGTCGATGCCGAGAACGTCGCCAGTTACGTCTTCAAGGAGCACGAAGGCTCGTTCCAGTCGGGCCATCTCGCGGGTGAGTTGACCAGTAGAGAGATTACGCTTGGAACCGGGACAACCAACCCCGATGAACGAATCGTCGGGTTCGTTGGTGGCGTCGAAAACGACCTGATCAAACGGTTCGAGGCGGGGTATCGGGCAGGAGTGAAGTACGCCGATTCCGAGGTGACCGTCCGTTCGTCGTACGTCGGAAACTTCGCGGACGTGCAGACGGCGTTCGATATGGCACAGGGAATGTACGACGACGGGGCGGATATCGTCTATCACGCAGCCGGCGGGGCCGGGCTGGGCGTCTTTCAAGCGGCCCAGGCGGCGAATCGGTACGCGATCGGCGTCGACGCAGACCAGTCTCGAAGTAATCCACGATACGCGGACGTCATCCTCGCAAGTATGGTCAAGCGTGTCGACAACGCTATCTACAGCGCTACCAGCAACGTCGTCGAGGGAGGATTCCAGGGTGGGAGCGTCGTCCCACTCGGCCTTGAAGCGGACGGCGTCGATGTGGTCTACGGGACGTCACTCGAACCAGCGATACCGAACGACGTCAAGACAGCAATCCAGACGTCCAGAGAGGCCATCATCGCGGGAGATATTACGGTCCCGACAGAGGTCGAGGGGTGA
- a CDS encoding methyl-accepting chemotaxis protein: protein MADSLRTRLARFGRRIVPDFVRQRYAAQFAIAFLAVVLVIAGVGALTYVQAGQTVESSTTQQLEETSNLQGQSIGSWVKEMRTSTRSVSSGDGLQTDRTAAAHILLQDQLLSEDIVSMHYVNTSQNEVIASTELPIEGRSLDELSAPWTDAEVPEGPGENSRVWQSSRSYRSPVLNDRPVMAFASSVPQRANSYLVVVSRIQPQLERVQGENTDQRTTIVNDAGETVLDIDRTVSATTHATQFDTIRNGSANGTTSRIGADQVFAYASVPGTDWVAMTDIEKSTAFAVRDDVAQSVLLLVVLGLVSLVIVGLVLGQRTIRPLTRLRSRAEQMEAGELDVDLETKREDEIGRLYDSFDAMRNSLRERITEAEEALEDAENARSEAEAAKQEAEAVSRQLKQRAGAYSDVMRAVAEGDLTRRMDPDADQEAMAEIAREFNAMIDQLEETVGGVMAFAESVATASEEVASGAGEIETTSQTVATRVQQISDGALQQNETLQETAGEMNDLSASIEEIASASASVAETANETAERGREGRQAAQSAIDDMAEIETRSETAVEQILELQSQMDEIGEVVDFITDIAEQTNLLALNANIEAAHADDSGDGFDVVANEVKNLAEETRTSAEQIETQIEQLQAATDETVSDIRTTSEQITTGVETVREVSNALDEIVDAVEDTNQGIQDINTTTDEQAESTQRVVSRVDEVSDISQNVTEDAEQVSAAAEEQTASVTEIANNATELKDRATELAATLDAFTVDDQRKSTANLSASKSDHDER, encoded by the coding sequence ATGGCCGATAGTCTCAGGACGCGACTCGCACGGTTCGGGCGTCGCATCGTCCCCGATTTCGTCCGCCAGCGGTACGCCGCACAGTTCGCAATCGCGTTTCTCGCCGTCGTCCTCGTGATCGCGGGTGTCGGAGCCCTCACCTACGTACAGGCAGGGCAAACCGTCGAGTCGAGTACGACCCAGCAGTTAGAGGAAACCAGCAACCTGCAGGGCCAGTCGATTGGCTCGTGGGTCAAAGAGATGCGGACGAGTACCAGATCGGTCTCTAGCGGTGACGGACTCCAGACCGATCGCACAGCCGCCGCACATATTCTCCTCCAGGATCAGCTGCTCTCTGAAGACATCGTGAGCATGCACTATGTCAACACGAGCCAAAACGAAGTCATCGCGAGTACCGAACTCCCGATCGAGGGGCGATCGCTCGATGAACTCTCAGCCCCCTGGACGGACGCCGAGGTGCCGGAAGGTCCCGGAGAGAACAGCCGCGTCTGGCAGTCCTCGCGATCCTATCGCTCGCCGGTTTTGAACGACCGGCCGGTCATGGCCTTTGCCAGCTCTGTCCCACAGCGGGCAAACTCCTATCTCGTGGTCGTGAGTCGGATCCAGCCACAACTCGAGCGCGTCCAAGGGGAAAACACTGACCAGCGGACGACCATCGTCAACGACGCCGGCGAGACAGTCCTCGATATCGATCGAACGGTCTCGGCGACGACCCACGCCACACAGTTCGACACCATCCGTAACGGCTCAGCAAACGGAACGACCTCCCGGATCGGGGCCGATCAGGTCTTTGCCTACGCGTCGGTGCCGGGGACCGACTGGGTGGCCATGACCGATATCGAGAAGTCGACGGCCTTTGCTGTCCGTGACGACGTCGCCCAGTCAGTGCTGTTGTTGGTGGTGCTCGGACTGGTCTCGCTCGTCATCGTCGGGCTCGTCCTGGGCCAACGGACGATCAGGCCCTTGACACGGCTCCGGTCACGGGCCGAGCAGATGGAGGCGGGGGAACTCGACGTGGACTTAGAAACCAAACGCGAAGACGAGATCGGGCGCCTGTACGACAGTTTCGACGCGATGCGCAATTCCTTGCGGGAACGCATCACCGAGGCCGAAGAGGCCCTCGAAGACGCAGAGAACGCCCGAAGCGAAGCTGAAGCGGCAAAACAAGAGGCTGAAGCGGTCAGCAGACAGCTCAAACAGCGTGCTGGGGCTTACAGCGACGTCATGCGTGCCGTTGCCGAAGGCGACCTCACCCGACGGATGGATCCCGACGCCGACCAGGAAGCGATGGCCGAGATCGCACGCGAGTTCAATGCGATGATCGACCAACTCGAAGAGACTGTCGGCGGCGTGATGGCCTTCGCCGAATCGGTCGCCACGGCAAGTGAAGAAGTCGCATCCGGTGCTGGCGAGATCGAGACGACGAGCCAGACGGTTGCGACCCGCGTCCAGCAGATCTCCGACGGTGCACTCCAGCAAAACGAGACACTGCAAGAAACCGCAGGCGAGATGAACGATCTCTCGGCGAGCATCGAAGAGATCGCGTCTGCGTCCGCATCAGTCGCCGAGACGGCAAACGAAACAGCCGAACGTGGCCGGGAAGGACGGCAGGCGGCCCAATCTGCCATCGACGACATGGCCGAAATCGAAACGCGCTCGGAGACGGCCGTCGAACAGATCCTCGAACTGCAATCCCAGATGGACGAAATCGGGGAGGTCGTCGACTTCATTACCGACATCGCCGAACAGACGAACCTACTCGCCCTCAACGCGAACATCGAAGCGGCCCACGCCGACGACAGCGGCGATGGGTTCGACGTCGTCGCAAACGAGGTCAAGAACCTCGCCGAGGAGACCAGAACGTCGGCCGAACAGATCGAAACCCAGATCGAACAACTCCAGGCAGCGACCGACGAGACAGTTTCGGACATCCGCACGACGAGCGAGCAGATCACCACCGGTGTCGAAACAGTCAGAGAAGTCTCGAACGCACTCGACGAAATCGTCGACGCTGTCGAAGACACCAATCAGGGCATTCAAGACATCAATACGACGACCGACGAGCAAGCCGAATCGACACAGCGTGTCGTCAGCCGTGTCGATGAAGTCTCCGACATCAGCCAGAACGTCACCGAAGACGCCGAGCAGGTGTCGGCTGCCGCAGAGGAACAAACGGCCTCCGTCACGGAAATTGCAAACAACGCAACCGAACTCAAAGACCGGGCGACGGAGCTGGCCGCTACGCTCGATGCGTTCACTGTCGACGACCAGCGAAAATCAACGGCGAACCTCTCGGCGTCGAAATCCGATCACGACGAACGGTAA
- a CDS encoding DUF5779 family protein: MSEFDLDLQAVESQLEGDEGDHRVVLGILDGTTPDEEWVQLATDGAVLVLDVQGDVNEQAGGFARDVRDNGGSLVHFRGFLIVTPPRVEIDTDRLE, translated from the coding sequence ATGTCCGAGTTCGATCTGGATCTGCAGGCCGTCGAGTCCCAGCTAGAAGGCGACGAGGGGGACCACCGCGTCGTTCTGGGTATCCTCGACGGGACGACCCCCGACGAGGAGTGGGTGCAACTCGCCACAGACGGGGCTGTGTTGGTATTAGACGTCCAGGGAGACGTCAACGAGCAGGCCGGTGGGTTCGCTCGCGACGTGCGGGACAACGGCGGGAGCCTCGTTCACTTTCGTGGGTTTCTGATCGTGACACCCCCACGCGTAGAGATCGATACCGATCGCCTCGAATGA
- a CDS encoding ribbon-helix-helix domain-containing protein encodes MTEYTTVSIPKDLADRVEDTIEGTSFSSTSDLVRFLLRSIVIQHQQSEALTEAEFDEITSQLQDLGYLE; translated from the coding sequence ATGACCGAGTACACAACCGTTTCAATTCCGAAGGACCTCGCCGATCGGGTCGAGGACACGATCGAAGGGACGAGTTTCTCATCGACCAGCGACCTCGTTCGCTTCTTGCTCCGGAGTATCGTGATCCAGCACCAGCAATCGGAGGCACTCACCGAAGCGGAGTTCGACGAGATTACGTCCCAACTTCAGGATCTGGGCTACCTGGAGTAA
- a CDS encoding Xaa-Pro peptidase family protein — MEKDFSQLEARLAELEADGYLLDADGTDPNQQYLSGFGAPDPFVTLYAGDVHLFFPRSLEYGRAKRESDAATVERYVDYDYDRLREEYDRREAVDRVRAAFLAEHGVESLAVPPRFPTGAADGLREQGVTVTVDYDNVIESVRARKAETEIEHVRTAQRANEQAMAAAEELIRGASVDDEGRLLVDGDVLTSERVSEEIEVTLLRNGCALDETIVACGEDAADPHDRGSGPLRADEPIIVDIFPQDKATQYHADMTRTFLVGEPSETIREWFDLTDEARQAAIDAVEPGVTGEDVHDVVCDIYEDAGLPTLRSDGSTETGFIHTTGHGVGLAVHEQPTIGPGGGELEPGHVITIEPGLYDPDVGGVRIEDFLVVTEDGAENLTEYPVSLAE, encoded by the coding sequence ATGGAGAAAGACTTCTCCCAACTGGAGGCCCGACTCGCCGAGTTGGAGGCCGACGGGTATCTGCTAGACGCCGATGGCACCGACCCGAACCAGCAGTACCTCTCGGGATTCGGTGCTCCCGACCCGTTTGTGACGCTGTATGCCGGTGACGTCCATCTGTTTTTCCCCCGGAGTCTCGAATACGGACGAGCCAAACGGGAATCCGACGCCGCAACCGTCGAGCGATACGTCGACTACGACTACGATCGATTGCGCGAGGAGTACGACCGGCGCGAGGCTGTCGATCGCGTCCGTGCGGCCTTCCTCGCCGAGCACGGCGTCGAATCCCTCGCTGTCCCACCGCGGTTCCCGACCGGGGCGGCCGATGGCCTCCGCGAGCAGGGCGTTACCGTCACCGTCGACTACGACAACGTGATCGAATCTGTCCGGGCGAGGAAGGCCGAGACGGAGATCGAACACGTCAGGACCGCCCAGCGGGCCAACGAGCAGGCGATGGCTGCCGCCGAGGAACTCATTCGCGGGGCGTCAGTCGACGACGAGGGACGCCTCCTGGTCGACGGCGACGTGCTGACGAGCGAACGCGTCAGCGAGGAAATCGAAGTCACGTTGCTCCGGAACGGCTGTGCACTCGACGAGACGATCGTCGCCTGTGGCGAGGATGCCGCCGACCCACACGATCGTGGGAGTGGACCACTCCGGGCCGACGAGCCGATCATCGTCGATATCTTCCCCCAGGACAAGGCGACCCAGTACCACGCCGACATGACGCGGACGTTCCTCGTCGGTGAGCCAAGTGAGACGATCCGGGAGTGGTTCGACCTGACTGACGAGGCCAGACAGGCGGCTATCGATGCAGTCGAACCGGGTGTCACCGGCGAGGACGTCCACGACGTCGTGTGTGATATCTACGAGGACGCGGGCCTGCCGACGCTCCGCAGCGACGGGAGCACCGAGACCGGCTTCATTCACACGACCGGTCACGGCGTCGGCCTCGCCGTCCACGAACAGCCGACTATCGGTCCGGGCGGCGGCGAACTCGAACCCGGCCACGTCATCACGATCGAACCGGGGCTGTACGACCCCGATGTGGGCGGTGTCCGTATCGAAGACTTTCTCGTCGTGACCGAGGACGGGGCCGAAAACCTGACCGAGTATCCAGTTTCACTCGCCGAGTAG
- a CDS encoding TetR/AcrR family transcriptional regulator encodes MAPDHLFPDAPEETRIEILQATYGALREHGYADVTIERIGEHFPKSTSLVYHHYDGKDELLLDFLSYLLEHAEADLGIDSDLGPEARLQVLFDRVFSPDDDPEAAAFRRTMLGLRAQATTDPAYQEQFSEHDAFFRDRLAAIVREGVEDGTFRDVDPEAVATMLHATITGAMTHRSTAAVDLSTLRAEAEAYVESRLLAEG; translated from the coding sequence ATGGCACCCGATCATCTCTTTCCGGACGCGCCCGAGGAGACTCGTATCGAGATCTTGCAAGCGACCTACGGGGCGCTGCGCGAACACGGATACGCGGACGTGACGATCGAACGCATCGGTGAACACTTCCCCAAGAGTACGTCGCTGGTCTACCATCACTACGACGGCAAGGACGAACTCCTGTTGGACTTTCTGTCCTACCTCCTCGAACACGCCGAGGCTGACCTCGGGATCGACAGTGATCTCGGTCCCGAGGCCCGCTTGCAGGTACTCTTCGACCGCGTATTCTCGCCCGACGACGACCCGGAGGCCGCCGCGTTCCGGCGGACGATGCTGGGATTGCGCGCCCAGGCGACGACCGACCCTGCCTATCAGGAACAGTTCAGCGAACACGACGCGTTCTTCCGGGATCGGCTCGCTGCGATCGTTCGCGAGGGGGTCGAGGATGGGACCTTTCGGGACGTCGATCCAGAGGCCGTGGCGACGATGTTGCACGCGACGATCACCGGCGCGATGACCCACCGGTCGACGGCCGCTGTCGATCTCTCGACGCTGCGAGCAGAAGCCGAGGCCTACGTCGAATCTCGACTGCTTGCCGAAGGGTAG
- a CDS encoding ATP-binding cassette domain-containing protein has product MSTSSNDAGGSDAGQAIEADGLELTYADGTEAVSGVSLAVPEGEFFGFLGPNGAGKTTTIKVLATLLAPTGGSVRVNGFDVEREAQKVRESIGYMAQETSVINEMTARENLRFACDAYGVPRGDRGGRIDELLDLVDLADVADKQAQDFSGGMKKRLDAAMALVHRPPLVFLDEPTTGLDPKARNRLWDYFEEINDRGTTIFLTTQYLEEADHLCDRLSVILDGEIVADGSPETLKREVGGEILDVELDDGAEERERAAEIVQSDDLFGDDPNVDVTDDGISVTSREARKRGPDLLVALRDAAITVTGFNVRSPTLDDVFLAITGEHVEAEAATDDERVTSAADQSTATDGGGQ; this is encoded by the coding sequence ATGAGTACAAGTAGCAACGACGCCGGCGGATCCGATGCTGGGCAGGCGATCGAAGCCGACGGGCTAGAGCTCACCTACGCCGACGGGACAGAGGCAGTCTCGGGTGTGTCCCTTGCGGTCCCTGAGGGGGAGTTTTTCGGCTTTCTCGGCCCCAACGGTGCGGGGAAGACGACGACGATCAAAGTCCTGGCCACGTTGCTGGCCCCCACTGGCGGCTCGGTGCGTGTCAACGGCTTCGATGTCGAGCGTGAGGCCCAGAAGGTTCGTGAGTCGATCGGCTACATGGCCCAAGAGACCAGCGTCATCAACGAGATGACCGCCCGGGAGAACCTCCGATTTGCCTGTGACGCATACGGCGTACCACGCGGCGATCGAGGTGGCCGTATCGACGAACTACTCGATCTCGTCGACCTGGCCGACGTCGCCGATAAGCAGGCCCAAGATTTCTCGGGTGGGATGAAAAAGCGACTCGATGCCGCGATGGCACTCGTCCATCGCCCACCGCTGGTCTTTCTGGACGAACCGACCACCGGCCTGGATCCGAAAGCACGCAACCGACTCTGGGATTACTTCGAGGAGATCAACGACCGCGGGACGACCATCTTTCTGACGACCCAGTATCTGGAGGAGGCCGACCACCTCTGTGACCGGCTCTCGGTCATTCTCGACGGCGAAATCGTCGCGGACGGCTCGCCCGAGACACTCAAGCGAGAGGTTGGCGGGGAGATCTTAGACGTCGAACTCGACGACGGGGCCGAGGAGCGCGAGCGGGCCGCCGAAATCGTCCAGTCGGACGATCTCTTTGGCGACGATCCCAACGTCGACGTCACCGACGACGGGATCTCGGTGACTTCGCGGGAGGCTCGAAAGCGCGGCCCGGATCTGCTGGTTGCACTCCGGGACGCAGCGATCACCGTGACGGGATTCAACGTCCGCTCGCCGACGCTTGACGACGTTTTCCTCGCGATTACCGGCGAGCACGTCGAAGCCGAGGCCGCGACGGACGACGAGCGCGTCACGTCGGCGGCCGACCAGTCGACTGCCACCGACGGGGGTGGCCAATGA
- a CDS encoding ABC transporter permease: protein MSTDTVGDEEVVRTSNTFLRDIWTNFMRWNINAIRNPFVVVSSLVQPIIFLVLFTQIFGNVVTGTLPGGISYESYLVPAIAVQIALIVASSSGIGLVDDIESGVFQKTLVTPMNRVAIFLGKTLSELIRIVIQVVIILVLGVILGAEVATGLPGALAIIGIAILFALWFLAFSNVVALITRDQESTIIAANMVQLPLLFVSSAFLPVSSMPGWVQTVATYNPITYGVDAARALMLDADVMEVLDITAFGGIWNTIVPALAVLVVLDVILGAIAVYMINRASSASVQ from the coding sequence ATGAGTACTGATACGGTCGGCGACGAAGAAGTCGTCCGGACGTCGAATACGTTTCTGCGGGACATCTGGACGAACTTCATGCGCTGGAATATCAACGCGATCCGCAACCCCTTCGTGGTAGTCTCCTCGCTCGTCCAGCCGATCATCTTCCTCGTCCTCTTTACCCAGATCTTCGGGAACGTCGTCACGGGAACGCTACCTGGCGGAATCAGTTACGAGTCCTATCTCGTTCCGGCCATCGCCGTCCAGATCGCACTCATCGTGGCCTCCTCGTCGGGAATCGGGCTCGTTGATGACATCGAGAGCGGCGTCTTCCAGAAGACGCTGGTCACGCCGATGAACCGGGTCGCCATCTTCCTCGGGAAGACCCTCTCTGAACTGATCCGGATCGTCATCCAGGTCGTCATCATCCTGGTGTTGGGCGTCATTCTGGGCGCGGAGGTCGCCACCGGCCTGCCCGGGGCGCTGGCGATCATCGGGATTGCGATCCTCTTTGCACTGTGGTTCCTGGCGTTTTCGAACGTCGTCGCGCTCATCACGCGCGACCAGGAGTCGACGATCATCGCCGCCAACATGGTTCAGTTGCCGCTGTTGTTCGTCTCCAGTGCCTTCCTCCCGGTGAGTTCGATGCCGGGGTGGGTCCAGACGGTCGCGACGTACAACCCGATCACCTACGGCGTCGACGCCGCACGGGCACTCATGCTCGATGCCGACGTCATGGAAGTGCTCGATATCACTGCCTTCGGTGGAATCTGGAACACGATCGTCCCCGCACTGGCGGTGCTGGTCGTCCTCGACGTGATTCTGGGCGCAATCGCCGTCTACATGATCAATCGGGCCTCCAGTGCGAGCGTCCAGTGA
- a CDS encoding response regulator, which translates to MRESIRVLHVDDDPDFLELTATMLDAESDRLIVETASRGSNALAMLRNQQFECVVSDYEMPGRDGLELLDAVRSEYPDLPFILYTARGSEDVASEAISAGVTDYLEKSGGPAQYTVLRNRIENAVEQYRASKRAATLDRIRKTVRDVNQELVRSRTRSDLEQRVCAVVASGAPYEFAWIGQRDTDEGIVRPRASAGDGQNYTSEITITLEDGASAGGPTVQALRENDLVVTQSIADDEAFAPWREAALDRGFRSSAAVPLSFEDEQYGVLNVYSTDPTPFDETEMDLLGELGGDIGHALHRIERERRYRQLFEESINAIAVHELRTDENGQPVDYVFLDVNEAFEHTTGLERAAIVGERATDVLPDLDPTFIDRYAQVVREGEPVRFDHYAESLEAHYAISAFPLDGDRFVTTFNDITTVVERDQELLETNRLLSTLLENLPFGILVEDPDREIMAANPKLCEIFDFSADCEELVGTDCMALAADVSDDIADADGFRDRLEEILARRQPVLNEHVEMADGRTLSRSYVPFSLPDGVGNLWLYRDVTDTIERERELQRTNDRLQSVREQLELALETTNAYTFDWHPEDEAIRRYPTFEDVFGIDSTTAKPVFDTFFEIIPPGHRERVKDTIQRAIDEEASYDLTYPVEPDDERIWVREQAEVLDDGDAPRVVGTVTDVTVLREYEQELERHNERLDEFAEVVAHDLRNPLNVATGRATLLDEACESEHTRPLIDALERMGDIVDNTLTLARQGDTVGETEAVAVPAVAQQCAEMIDTEAVSIDIAEEFRIRGDPDRVRHVFENLFGNAVEHATGERTVSTADESAPPADVTIAIGRIGDRGFYVADDGPGIPEDERTAVFEPGYTTTAEGTGFGLTIVERIADAHDWAVTVTESEDGGARFEFTDVDLV; encoded by the coding sequence ATGCGTGAGTCGATTCGGGTGCTTCACGTCGACGACGACCCGGACTTTCTCGAGCTGACCGCGACCATGCTCGATGCCGAGAGCGATCGACTCATCGTCGAGACCGCATCACGTGGGTCGAACGCGCTTGCGATGCTTCGGAACCAACAATTCGAATGTGTCGTGAGTGATTACGAAATGCCCGGGCGAGACGGGCTCGAACTCCTCGATGCGGTCCGCAGCGAGTATCCGGACCTTCCATTTATCCTCTATACTGCTCGAGGATCGGAAGACGTTGCCAGCGAGGCCATCTCGGCGGGTGTGACTGATTATCTGGAGAAATCCGGGGGCCCGGCACAGTATACTGTTCTCCGCAACCGGATCGAGAACGCCGTCGAGCAGTATCGGGCCAGCAAGCGCGCGGCCACGCTCGATCGCATCCGCAAGACTGTCCGTGACGTCAATCAGGAGTTGGTCCGCTCGCGAACCCGATCGGATCTCGAACAGCGAGTGTGTGCGGTCGTCGCCAGCGGGGCGCCCTACGAGTTCGCCTGGATCGGCCAGCGGGATACAGACGAGGGTATCGTTCGGCCACGAGCGAGCGCGGGAGACGGCCAGAACTACACATCGGAGATCACGATTACGCTCGAAGACGGGGCGAGTGCAGGTGGGCCGACCGTCCAGGCGCTCCGGGAAAACGACCTCGTTGTGACCCAATCGATCGCCGACGACGAGGCGTTTGCCCCTTGGCGGGAGGCAGCCCTCGACCGTGGGTTTCGATCGAGTGCGGCCGTGCCACTGTCCTTCGAGGACGAGCAGTACGGCGTGTTGAACGTTTACAGCACCGACCCGACCCCCTTCGACGAGACGGAGATGGACTTATTGGGCGAACTCGGCGGGGACATCGGACACGCGCTCCATCGTATCGAACGAGAGCGTCGCTATCGGCAGCTCTTCGAGGAGTCCATCAACGCGATCGCCGTCCACGAACTCCGGACCGACGAGAACGGCCAGCCGGTCGATTACGTCTTTCTGGACGTCAACGAGGCCTTCGAGCACACGACCGGGCTCGAACGAGCGGCGATCGTCGGCGAGCGTGCCACAGACGTCTTACCGGACCTCGATCCGACGTTCATCGACCGCTACGCGCAGGTCGTCCGCGAGGGCGAACCGGTCCGATTCGATCACTACGCGGAATCGCTTGAGGCACACTACGCAATTTCGGCGTTCCCACTCGATGGAGACCGTTTTGTCACGACATTCAACGATATTACGACGGTCGTCGAGCGCGACCAGGAGTTACTCGAGACCAACAGGCTCCTCTCGACGTTACTCGAGAACCTCCCGTTTGGCATCCTCGTCGAGGACCCTGACCGGGAGATCATGGCCGCGAACCCGAAACTCTGTGAGATCTTCGATTTCTCTGCCGACTGTGAGGAACTCGTCGGTACCGACTGTATGGCGCTCGCGGCCGACGTCAGTGACGATATCGCGGACGCGGACGGATTCCGCGACCGTCTCGAGGAGATTTTGGCTAGAAGACAACCGGTACTGAACGAACACGTCGAAATGGCAGACGGTCGAACCCTCTCTCGGAGCTACGTCCCGTTCTCGTTGCCAGACGGCGTGGGGAATCTCTGGCTCTATCGGGACGTCACCGACACGATCGAACGCGAACGCGAGCTACAGCGAACCAACGACCGACTCCAGTCAGTACGCGAGCAACTCGAACTCGCCTTGGAGACGACAAACGCCTATACGTTCGACTGGCACCCTGAAGACGAGGCGATCCGGCGCTACCCGACCTTCGAGGACGTCTTTGGGATCGACTCGACGACGGCCAAGCCGGTGTTCGATACCTTCTTCGAGATCATTCCGCCGGGCCACCGCGAGCGGGTCAAAGACACCATCCAGCGTGCGATCGACGAGGAAGCTAGCTACGATCTCACGTACCCGGTCGAACCGGACGACGAACGGATCTGGGTCCGCGAGCAGGCCGAAGTGTTGGACGACGGAGATGCGCCGCGTGTCGTCGGGACGGTCACCGACGTCACCGTCTTACGAGAGTACGAACAGGAACTGGAACGTCACAACGAACGCTTAGACGAGTTTGCGGAAGTCGTCGCCCACGATCTTCGGAACCCGCTGAACGTCGCGACCGGACGGGCAACGCTGCTCGATGAGGCGTGTGAGAGCGAACACACCCGTCCGTTGATCGACGCTCTCGAACGCATGGGTGATATCGTCGACAACACGCTGACTCTCGCCCGGCAAGGCGACACTGTCGGGGAAACTGAAGCCGTGGCCGTGCCGGCTGTCGCCCAGCAGTGTGCGGAGATGATCGATACCGAGGCGGTGTCGATCGATATTGCCGAGGAGTTTCGGATCCGGGGCGACCCCGATCGCGTTCGCCACGTTTTCGAGAATCTCTTTGGCAACGCGGTCGAGCACGCAACCGGAGAGCGGACGGTTTCGACCGCCGACGAATCGGCGCCACCAGCGGATGTGACGATCGCTATCGGACGAATCGGTGATCGCGGGTTTTACGTCGCCGACGATGGCCCTGGTATCCCCGAAGACGAACGGACAGCTGTCTTCGAGCCAGGGTACACCACGACAGCGGAGGGGACCGGATTCGGGCTGACGATCGTCGAACGGATCGCCGACGCCCACGACTGGGCTGTCACCGTGACCGAGAGCGAAGACGGCGGCGCGCGCTTCGAGTTTACCGACGTCGATCTCGTCTAG